ATAGAAATATTACGCTGAGGCGCGAAAAGCCCCGTCATTCATGGCGGGGATGTCAAGCTCAAGCGGACATGAGCCGTGACACTGTGACACACCCCCCTGTGTCACAGTCTTAGATGTCGGGATCTCGGACCGTGACACACCCCCCTATGTCACAGTGTCAAGTTATTCACAAGGCAACCTTTCACCACACGAGGAACTTATGTTTATCGACGCAATCCATGGAGCCGCCCTGATGGGTTTACATGACAGTGCCTATCGTCCACGCCCATCCATGGCAGGACCTGAACGGTGTTTACGCCAAATCGTCTACAAGGGCCGTGGAGTCGAAGGTGCCCCGGTCGGCTCTCGCTTAGCCATGGTCCTCAAAGACGGCGACGCGCACGAACGCGTCTCCATCGATGTTCTCCGCCACACCCTGTTACACATTCATAGCGAGCAACACCCCATCGATCTCGTCAATGCACTGCCATGGCGTGCACACCTCCCAGGCTACACCTGCTCTGTCTGCACCCCGTCCGGTGACATCCCTCGCATTATTCCTGCGAGCACATTGCATGGTCACCTCGACTATTTAGGTCGAGATCTCTTTGGGGATAACCATCTCGGTGAACACAAAGGCGTTGTCTCCCATATCTTCAAACGCTTCTGGGAAGGGGAGAAAGAGCCGTTGGACTATTTCACTCAGAACGTGTGTTATTTCCGCGGGCTCCGAGAAGAAGACCTTATCGTCAACACCGGTGGCCTGCTCATCAAAAACAAAGACACCAGCGCCTATCTGGAATTTGAACTCGAATACGACTACGACCAGGATCGTCTGTTCGTGGGGAATATGATCTACGCGCCCGGACTCGAACGACGGGCCGTCAACAAGACATACACTGGCCTCTATCACCAAGCCATTGAGAAGTTTCGCCTGGCCGACCAACATATTGCCGACCAGACGCTCCCTCCTAGACTCGATGATGCCGACGACACGCGCTGTCTCTACTGCCCATACCAAGATCTCTGCTGGGAAGGATATGAACAACCACCGCTCACCCAAGCACTCATGCTTCCAGACCATCTCCTCCCACTCGCAAAAGAGCTCTTCGACCTCGAAGCCGAACTCAAACAACTCAAACCCAAATCCGATCGGCAGGAGGAATTAAAAACTACCCTCATCAAGGAACTCACCGTCCTCCAAGCCACCACACTCACAAGTCCCGACCTTGAAATCCAACTGACACAAAGTTCTCAGAACCGGCTAGACGAGAAACGCTTACCGACAAGCATCAAGAAGGCCTTTATCAAAACCATCACCGTCAATCGCCTCACGGTCCGCCGCCCAAAACCCCAGGCCAAAAGCAAACGGGCTCGCCCGCGTCCAACTTCCACGCTAACGACAATCCCAAGCGGCACGCACCAAACCGCAGCGTAGCAAGTATCCAACGACCGCATCCTCATCTCTCATTACCTACGTTACGCGCAAAGCCCCGCCATTCATAGCGAGGATGACACACGTGAAGTCCTCCGTAATAGAGAAGGGATCCGCGCACGCTATGCATCGACTGCAAGCCTACAAGTTTGAGCTGCGCCCGACTGGGGAACAGCAGCGCCTCATGCGCCGCGTTGCCGGGTCCTGTCGATTTGTCTTTAATAAAGGACTCGAGTTGCAGCAGCAACGCTACGAACGAGGTGAGAAGACGCTTCGATATGCCGGGCTGTGTAAGGTCCTGACGCAGTGGAAGTCACAGTCTGACAGGTTGTGGCTGGCTGAGACACCGAGCCAGGCCCTGCAACAGGCACTCAAGGATTTGGAGCGGGCCTACGCCAACTTCTTTGCCCAGCGCGCTGCCTTCCCGCGCTTCAAGAAGAAGGACCGAGCCGATCACTTCCGCTATCCGCAAGGGGTCCGACTCGATGAAGCCAATAGCCGTGTCTACCTCCCCAAGCTCGGGTGGCTCCGCTACCGCAACAGTCGCGAAGTGTTGGGGACGGTGAAGAATGTCACGGTGAGCCAGTCCTGCGACACATGGTTCATCTCGATCCAGACGGAGCGAGAGGTCCCTCGCCCCATGCCGCAGGCGACCACCGCCGTGGGGATCGATCTGGGGATCGTCCGGTTCGCCACGCTCTCCGACGGCACGGTCTATGTCCCGCTCCACAGTTTTAAGAACCATGAAACGCGGCTGCGCAAGGCGCAGCAGGCCATGAATCGGAAAGTGAAATTCAGCCAGAACTGGAAGAAGGCGAAAGCCCGCATCCAGCGCATCCATGCCCGCATCGGGAACGCCCGTCGCGACTACCTGCACAAAGCCTCTTCTACCATCAGCCACAACCACGCGATGGTATCCATGGAGGACTTGCAGGTCAGCACCATGAGTCGATCGGCACGAGGGACTGTCGAGCAACCCGGGCGAAACGTGCGAGCTAAGGCAGGCTTGAATCGCTCGATCCTTGATCAAGGCTGGGGCGAGTTCAGAAGACAGCTGGAGTACAAACTAACATGGAAAGGAGGATGGCTTGTTCCTGTGCCGCCGCAGCACACGAGTCAAACCTGTCCCTCGTGCAGTCATGTGTCAGCGGACAACCGCCAGACCCAAGCGCGGTTCGCGTGCGTCATGTGTGGCTTTGAGGACCATGCGGATCTTGTTGGGGCCATCAATATTCTAAGGGCGGGACACGCCCGATTCGCCTGTGAAGTGAGCGGTGCACCACGGCCGCCAGCAACAGGAACTCACCGAAACGGATTGGGAGAGCACACGACCTCCCACGTCGTAGGAATCGCCGCCCTTTAGGACGGCGAGGATGTCAAAGAAGGAGCCCGATTATGCAACCAGTACCCCAGACACCAAAACGCCGCTTTGTCAGCATCGTCGGACTGAGTGACGAACGCCGGATCCCTCGGCTCGGCCGCATCCGATTAGGCCACGTCAACTTCAACACCGATTCGGACAAATCCCGTCCCGAAGAAGACGCGTTCTTTCATGTCCCCCAAGAAGTCGCTGCCGTCTACGGAACTACCCCAACCGAACTGGATATCCTCTTCCCAGTCAACGATCGGAGTGTGGTATTCCCCCAAGCCTACGAATACTACGGCAGTAGTCGCCGATTGCTCTGTTCCGGGGACGGCCGTCAGGCCATGCGCTGGGATTCTCAAAAACTGACGATGCAGCCCACGGAGTGTCCGTGCAATCTCTTGGGTGAAGGATGTAAACAACGAGGGCATCTCCTCGTCATGCTGCCGAGAGTCCGACAAACCGGGGTCTACCAGATCGACACGAGTAGTCTCATGTCCATCATCAACATCAACTCCTTCCTCCATATGTTGGCCCCGGAAGACGACCCAGACAATGGCCTCCTCGGATACTTCGCCATGGTCCCCATGAAACTGCGCCGTGTCCCCCGTGACATCTACCCCAAAGGGTACCATCGCAAATCCTACCCATTAGAACTGGTCTTGGATGCCACCGACGACGAAATCAAGGAGCTCCGAGCCCAGAAGGAGAAAACTCTCGCCCAAACGCGTAAGTGGACCGTCCAAGTCCCGGAACAAACCAATCCCGAACAAGACCAGGGCTCCATCATCACCATTGATGGACAAGATCCCAGCGCCGTGGCCGCAGCAGCTCCCGCTGATCAGTCGGCCCAACCGCAGACTCCCACACCCGCACAGCCCGCAGCGACAGCCGACGCCCCGCTAGGCGTACCACCTGTCTCGCAACCATCAGACCCCAGCCCCCAGCCCCCAGCGACCACAAGTCGACCGACCCAGAATCCACAGGCCTCCCATCAACCCCCGCCAACTCCCGCCGCCCCAATGCGAAGCGATCGGGTGACCCCCGCCCAGCGGAACCGGATCTTATCGAAGACCAGACCCGTGCAGATTCCCGATCAGGTCGTAGACGCACTGATCGAGACCTACACGAAAAAGCAGGCGTCAGAATTGATCAATCAACTGGATGCAGGGAATTTCAGTGCCTTCGACCGCCGCGAACACCGCGAGGTCCCACTACCGGTCGCGGTGTAATTGATACCACTCGGCTTTTGACCTTCCGCTGAAGGCGTGACCCGTTACGAGAGGAACGAAACACGAGTTCCAAATCTTTACGTGACGCTGGCGGCATACTCAACAATGCCGCCAGTAAGTCATGCTGACCAGATATCATTCGATGGAAGTCCTGTGTAGGCTCATTGGCAAGCGCTAAATAGATCTCCTCACTGGCCCCCAATACCTGAGCCACTCGACGCACTTGCTCCACCGTGAGGATCGCTTCCCCCTGAAGCACCCGATTCAGCAGCCGCCAGGGCACCTTCGCGGCCATCAACCTGTCTCGCAGGCGCCGCCGGAAATGCTTGACCATGTCCTGTTCAATCCGCTGTCGGAATACCGCCGGCATCCCGAGAGGAATAGTGGGAATCGAGAACTCCTCCACGGTCATTCGCGGGAAGACATAGTGCGCTCGAGCCCGTAACATGGCTTGTTCATATTCAGTCCGTTTCGCCGCCGTCTGTCCACAGAACTGGGCAATACGTCGAATCATCTCCTGCCCCGGCTTTTTACCGCTATTTGGACGGCAATAGTTACAAATAGAGCCCTGCGACACCTTCAATTCCTTGGCAAACTCGCGCTGAGAACGATATCCGGCAGCACGGATAATACCCGTGATGACCATCGCGAACCGAGCTTCTGGGGTCAGTGCGCGCTCGGGTCCTGCCGAATTGTTCATGAATAACCGCCGAAGCGTAATAGTAGAGTGCTGCTCGCACTATGACATGGATGTAATCACGCTGCAACGATTATTACGCCCATAAACACAAGAGATGAGCCGCTCCACACCCATTCACTCCCACTGTGTCACCGTATCCTGTGCACATTTGATTACCTTCTTGAAATACTCCTATCCCTTCACTACAATTTCACCGCTTCGCCAATCGGCACTGACTGCAGATGCTGTTCATGACGGAAAGGAGACACGCGCGTCAACTACCCCCGACTAAAGTCGGGGGCTTGAAGGGAACAATCCCGGAAAGCCAGATTGACCAGGGAAAGCGGTAACCAACCCGCTACGTGTACTACAGGTCGTTAAGACGTACCGGCGAATGCTTCCTCAGTTCGCCGCTCTACAAGGTCTGGATCATGCTGCGGAAAGGTAAAGCCGCGAAGGTTCGGATCGACCCGCACAGGGAGCCGGGCGTACACATTCCCGAGGGGAGACGCCCCGTAAGGGGCGCGTCACAAGGCCCGTAAGGGCAAATTTGGAGAAAGAAGATGGCTGTTTTCGTGCTGGACAAGCAAGGCAAGCCGCTGATGCCCTGTAGCGAGAAACGCGCGAGGCTGCTCTTATCGCGCGGCCGCGCGCGCGTACATCGTGTGGTTCCCTTTGTCATTCGATTGGTGGATCGCCTCCAGTCGGAAAGTGCATTGCAGCCGGTGGCAATCAAGCTTGATCCCGGCAGCAAAACAACAGGCGTTGCAGTTGTTCGCATCAAGGAAGAAACGGACGAAGACAACAGCGAGATTCGCAACATCGCCTGCGCCATTTCACTGATGGAATTGGTGCATCGCGGCAAGCAGATCAGCAAGTCGCTTACGGCGCGTCGCGCCTTCAGGCGCCGGCGCAGAAGCCAACACCTGCGGCATCGCCAAGCGCGCTTTGACAACCGAACCAAGCCGGAAGGATGGTTGCCGCCTTCGCTGCAACACCGTGTTGACGCCACCGTGTCTTTGGTGAAACGCCTGCGTCGCTGGGCGCCGGCAACCGGAATACAGCAAGAGCTGGTGCGCTTCGACACCCACGCCATGCAGAATCCCGACATTGCCGGCATCGAATATCAGCAAGGCGAACTGGCGGGTTACGAAGTGCGGGAATATCTCCTTGAAGCATGGAGCCGTCAATGCGCCTATTGCGACGCGAAAGAGGTTCCCTTGGAAATCGAGCATATCATTGCGAAAAGCCAGGGCGGAACCGACCGTGTTTCAAACCTGACCTTGGCTTGCCGGTGCTGCAATCATAAGAAAGGAGCCCTCCCCATTCAGCAGTTTGTGAAAGACCCTGCGCGCCTGGCGCGCATCCTCGCCCACGCCAAGGCGCCATTGAAAGACGCCGCTGCCGTCAATGCTGCGCGCTGGGCGCTGTTTTCTGCGCTCACGGACACGGGTTTGCCAGTCGCTTGCAGCAGCGGTGGACGCACTAAGTACAATCGCCGTCGCTTCAATATTCCCAAGACCCACGCGCTGGATGCGTTGTGCGTCGGCGATGTGGATGGCGTCGAATGCAAGGCCATGCCGACGCTTTCAGTCCAGTGTGCAGGACGCGGCAGTTATCAGCGCACTCGCTTGACCAAGCACGGGTTTCCTCGCAGCTATTTGATGCGCACGAAAGCTGTTTACGGCTTTCAAACCGGGGATCTGGTTAAAGCGAACGTGGCCGCTGGAAAGAAAATGGGCTGCTATGTCGGACGTGTTGCCGTACGTGCTTCCGGCGCTTTCAATATTCAGACGACTGATACTGTCATTCAGGGGGTTTCTTGGAAATATTGCCGCGTCATCCAGCGCGGCGATGGTTATGGCTATCACTTTCACAACAACGTGACGGGCTTGCTTCGCAAGCCCGCAATTCGTCCCCTGACTGAAGTCAGGGGTGTCCTTGCGGAGGATCTATGAACTCACCACGCGGATGTGACCACTCCTTACTCTTCGGGTCCGACGAATTCCTCTACCGCATCATGGTCGACTACCGCGCAGTGATTTTGAACGTCGCCAAACGCTTTCGCCATCTCGACCGCATGTACGACGTCGAGGATCTTGAACAAGAAGCTTTCTTCGGTGTCCGGCTCGCCTGTAACAGTTGGGCTCACGCACGTGCCATCAAGATGCAATTCAAAACGTACTTAACGTGGCATATCAGCCGCCATTTTCAAGGCCGCTTCAACGGTGACGATAAAGTGGTCGACATCATCGGCCAAGATAACGCCATACGAGTCACCATTCCTTGGAGTAAATATAAGAAGTCAGGACGAGCGGCCGCGAGAGCGCGAAACTGCACGACACGAATCCGCTCACTACTAGTCTACTATGACGCGCCAAACGGAGAATGCGACGAACCACAACTCCAGCCATCAAATGAGTGGCATCCCATTCATACAGGAGAAGAGACGGTCGTCGATATTTTTGATCCAACGGGAACGCTTATCGTCACGGTTCCACGGAATAACTTCTTGCGCGTCCAGGACCTGATTGCAGGCTACGGGTATGCCATCCGCGAATACTCGATCTACGATCCGCCTCCCTCACAGGCAACCCGGCACACACTGACCCCTGAAGCAGCCCTTCTGCCGCCTTCAGGCTATACCCCGGCTCACGAATCGGCTGACTCCCA
The Nitrospira sp. DNA segment above includes these coding regions:
- a CDS encoding transposase: MHRLQAYKFELRPTGEQQRLMRRVAGSCRFVFNKGLELQQQRYERGEKTLRYAGLCKVLTQWKSQSDRLWLAETPSQALQQALKDLERAYANFFAQRAAFPRFKKKDRADHFRYPQGVRLDEANSRVYLPKLGWLRYRNSREVLGTVKNVTVSQSCDTWFISIQTEREVPRPMPQATTAVGIDLGIVRFATLSDGTVYVPLHSFKNHETRLRKAQQAMNRKVKFSQNWKKAKARIQRIHARIGNARRDYLHKASSTISHNHAMVSMEDLQVSTMSRSARGTVEQPGRNVRAKAGLNRSILDQGWGEFRRQLEYKLTWKGGWLVPVPPQHTSQTCPSCSHVSADNRQTQARFACVMCGFEDHADLVGAINILRAGHARFACEVSGAPRPPATGTHRNGLGEHTTSHVVGIAAL
- a CDS encoding HNH endonuclease: MAVFVLDKQGKPLMPCSEKRARLLLSRGRARVHRVVPFVIRLVDRLQSESALQPVAIKLDPGSKTTGVAVVRIKEETDEDNSEIRNIACAISLMELVHRGKQISKSLTARRAFRRRRRSQHLRHRQARFDNRTKPEGWLPPSLQHRVDATVSLVKRLRRWAPATGIQQELVRFDTHAMQNPDIAGIEYQQGELAGYEVREYLLEAWSRQCAYCDAKEVPLEIEHIIAKSQGGTDRVSNLTLACRCCNHKKGALPIQQFVKDPARLARILAHAKAPLKDAAAVNAARWALFSALTDTGLPVACSSGGRTKYNRRRFNIPKTHALDALCVGDVDGVECKAMPTLSVQCAGRGSYQRTRLTKHGFPRSYLMRTKAVYGFQTGDLVKANVAAGKKMGCYVGRVAVRASGAFNIQTTDTVIQGVSWKYCRVIQRGDGYGYHFHNNVTGLLRKPAIRPLTEVRGVLAEDL